The Catenuloplanes niger genome includes a window with the following:
- a CDS encoding DUF6886 family protein, giving the protein MRPAPGQVLHFSEDPGITRFVPHVAATSTRAEPLVWAVDHDRAPDYWFPRQCPRAMAWLTPGTADGDRDRILGPGGGTRVHAIEYGWLAAMRTVRLYAYRLPADRFTPIGDPEPHAHAAREPVTPLGPPEPVGDLLALHDEAGIQLRVLPALWPFWDAVVTSSLGFSGIRLRNARPRVD; this is encoded by the coding sequence ATGCGTCCCGCACCAGGCCAGGTCCTGCACTTCTCCGAGGACCCGGGCATCACCCGTTTCGTACCGCACGTCGCCGCGACCAGCACCCGGGCCGAGCCGCTGGTCTGGGCCGTCGACCACGATCGTGCGCCGGACTACTGGTTCCCCCGCCAGTGTCCGCGCGCGATGGCCTGGCTGACGCCCGGCACCGCGGACGGTGACCGTGACCGGATCCTCGGCCCGGGCGGCGGCACCCGGGTCCACGCGATCGAGTACGGCTGGCTGGCGGCGATGCGCACGGTCCGGCTGTACGCGTACCGCCTCCCGGCGGACCGGTTCACCCCGATCGGTGACCCCGAGCCGCACGCGCACGCCGCCCGTGAGCCGGTCACGCCGCTCGGCCCGCCGGAGCCGGTCGGCGACCTGCTCGCGCTGCACGACGAGGCCGGCATCCAGCTGCGGGTGCTGCCCGCGCTGTGGCCGTTCTGGGACGCGGTCGTCACCTCGTCCCTCGGCTTCAGCGGCATCCGGCTGCGCAACGCCCGGCCCCGGGTGGACTGA
- the cobN gene encoding cobaltochelatase subunit CobN — protein MARVLLLSTSDTDLLSARASGADFRLANPARTAVEDLDGLLDGTELVVVRILGGYRAWEDGLDALRAQARPVVVLGGEQAPDAELMRRSTVPPNLAAEAHMYLAHGGPANLAELHHFLSDTILLTGHGFAAPQPAPAWGRLERPATANENAPKIAILYYRAHHMAGNTGFVHALADAVEEAGGEALPIFCASLRNPGDDLLEALGRADALIVTVLAAGGAGGVVPAAAQAGGEDDAWDVGALAALDVPILQGLCLTSDRATWDGNDDGLSPLDAATQVAVPEFDGRIITVPFSFKETDADGLTVYVADPERARRVAGIAFGHARLRHVPPAERRIVLMLSAYPTKHSRIGNAVGLDTPASAVRLLRAMTERGYDVGDFPGVAAQDGDALMHALIAAGGQDPNWLTEEQLEGNPVRIPAAEYRAWFATLPEELRQVTEQHWGPAPGELYVDRSQDPDGEIVLAALRGTNVVVMVQPPRGFGENPVAIYHDPDLPASHHYLAAYRWLAANFGAHAVVHIGKHGNLEWLPGKTVGLSAACGPDAALGNLPLIYPFLVNDPGEGTQAKRRAHATLVDHLVPPMARAESYGDMARLEQLLDEHANIAALDPAKLPAIRAQIWTLLQAAKLDHDLGITDRPHDAEFDDFLLHVDGWLCEVKDVQIRDGLHVLGEPPRDEARVNLVLAMLRARQMWGGQVAALPGLREALGLAEDGSAPKSDVDAVEAVAKRLVEEMEAAGWDPAAARSVVSRAAVRTPELVEKILTFAATEIVPRLDRTTDEMAHLLHALDGGYVPAGPSGSPLRGLINVLPTGRNFYSVDPKAIPSRLAWETGQAMADSLVDRYRADTGEWPRSVGLSVWGTAAMRTAGDDVAEILALLGVRPTWDEASRRVNGLAVIPLAELGRPRVDVTIRISGFFRDAFPHVVALLDDAVQLVAGLDEPHDRNFVRAHVAADLEAHGDERRATLRVFGSKPGAYGAGILPLIDSRNWRGDADLAEVYAVWGGYAYGRGLDGMAARADMETVYRRMSIAAKNVDTREHDIADSDDYFQYHGGMIATVRALTGTAPRAYIGDSTQPSAVRTRALSEETARVFRARVVNPRWIAAMRRHGYKGAFELAATVDYLFGYDATAGVVADWMYDTLAQTYVLDDENRKFFEQSNPWALHGIAERLLEAADRGMWEHPDAATLDGLREAYLRTEGDLEDR, from the coding sequence GTGGCCCGCGTCCTGTTGCTGTCGACGTCCGACACCGACCTGCTCAGTGCCCGTGCCAGTGGCGCGGACTTCCGGCTGGCGAACCCGGCCCGGACCGCCGTGGAAGATCTTGACGGTCTGCTCGACGGCACGGAGCTGGTGGTGGTCCGGATCCTGGGCGGCTACCGGGCGTGGGAGGACGGGCTGGACGCGCTGCGGGCGCAGGCCCGCCCGGTCGTGGTGCTGGGTGGCGAGCAGGCGCCGGACGCGGAGCTGATGCGGCGGTCGACGGTCCCGCCGAACCTGGCGGCCGAGGCGCACATGTACCTGGCGCACGGCGGCCCGGCGAACCTGGCGGAGCTGCACCACTTCCTCAGCGACACGATCCTGCTGACCGGGCACGGGTTCGCGGCGCCGCAGCCGGCCCCGGCCTGGGGGCGCCTGGAGCGCCCGGCGACGGCGAACGAGAACGCGCCGAAGATCGCGATCCTGTACTACCGGGCGCACCACATGGCCGGGAACACCGGGTTCGTGCACGCGCTGGCGGACGCGGTCGAGGAGGCCGGCGGCGAGGCCCTGCCGATCTTCTGCGCGTCGCTGCGCAACCCCGGCGACGACCTGCTGGAGGCGCTGGGCCGGGCGGACGCGCTGATCGTGACCGTGCTGGCCGCGGGTGGTGCCGGCGGCGTGGTGCCGGCGGCCGCGCAGGCCGGCGGCGAGGACGACGCCTGGGACGTGGGCGCGCTGGCCGCGCTGGACGTGCCGATCCTGCAGGGGCTGTGCCTGACCAGCGACCGGGCCACCTGGGACGGCAACGACGACGGGCTGTCGCCGCTGGACGCGGCCACCCAGGTCGCGGTGCCGGAGTTCGACGGGCGGATCATCACGGTGCCGTTCTCGTTCAAGGAGACCGACGCCGACGGGCTGACCGTCTACGTGGCGGATCCGGAGCGGGCGCGGCGGGTCGCGGGCATCGCGTTCGGGCACGCGCGGCTGCGGCACGTCCCGCCGGCCGAGCGGCGGATCGTGCTGATGCTGTCGGCGTACCCGACCAAGCACTCCCGGATCGGCAACGCGGTCGGCCTGGACACCCCCGCGTCCGCCGTGCGGCTGCTGCGGGCGATGACCGAGCGCGGGTACGACGTGGGCGACTTCCCCGGCGTCGCGGCACAGGACGGCGACGCGCTGATGCACGCGCTGATCGCGGCCGGCGGCCAGGACCCGAACTGGCTGACCGAGGAGCAGCTGGAGGGCAACCCGGTGCGGATCCCGGCCGCGGAGTACCGCGCCTGGTTCGCCACGCTGCCCGAGGAGCTGCGTCAGGTCACCGAGCAGCACTGGGGTCCGGCGCCGGGTGAGCTCTACGTCGACCGCTCGCAGGACCCGGACGGCGAGATCGTGCTGGCCGCGCTGCGCGGCACCAACGTCGTGGTGATGGTGCAGCCGCCGCGCGGGTTCGGCGAGAACCCGGTCGCCATCTACCACGACCCGGACCTGCCGGCGAGCCACCACTACCTGGCGGCCTACCGCTGGCTGGCGGCGAACTTCGGCGCGCACGCGGTCGTGCACATCGGCAAGCACGGCAACCTGGAGTGGCTGCCCGGCAAGACCGTCGGCCTGTCCGCCGCGTGCGGGCCGGACGCGGCGCTCGGCAACCTGCCGCTGATCTACCCGTTCCTGGTCAACGACCCCGGGGAGGGTACGCAGGCGAAGCGCCGTGCGCACGCCACGCTCGTCGACCACCTGGTGCCGCCGATGGCGCGCGCGGAGTCGTACGGTGACATGGCCCGGCTGGAGCAGCTGCTGGACGAGCACGCGAACATCGCGGCGCTGGACCCGGCGAAGCTGCCCGCGATCCGCGCGCAGATCTGGACGCTGCTGCAGGCCGCGAAGCTCGACCACGACCTGGGCATCACGGACCGGCCGCACGACGCGGAGTTCGACGACTTCCTGCTGCACGTGGACGGCTGGCTGTGCGAGGTCAAGGACGTGCAGATCCGTGACGGGCTGCACGTGCTCGGCGAGCCGCCGCGCGACGAGGCCCGGGTGAACCTGGTCCTGGCGATGCTGCGGGCCCGCCAGATGTGGGGCGGCCAGGTCGCGGCGCTGCCCGGGCTGCGCGAGGCGCTCGGCCTGGCCGAGGACGGGTCGGCGCCGAAGTCCGACGTGGACGCGGTCGAAGCGGTCGCGAAGCGCCTGGTCGAGGAGATGGAAGCCGCAGGGTGGGATCCCGCCGCCGCTCGGAGCGTGGTGTCGCGCGCGGCCGTGCGTACCCCCGAACTGGTTGAAAAGATCTTGACTTTCGCCGCGACGGAGATCGTGCCGCGGCTGGACCGCACCACGGACGAGATGGCGCACCTGCTGCACGCGCTGGACGGCGGCTACGTGCCGGCCGGGCCGAGCGGGTCGCCGCTGCGCGGCCTGATCAACGTGCTGCCGACCGGGCGGAACTTCTACTCGGTGGACCCGAAGGCGATCCCGAGCCGGCTGGCCTGGGAGACCGGGCAGGCGATGGCCGACTCGCTGGTCGACCGCTACCGCGCGGACACCGGCGAGTGGCCGCGGTCGGTGGGGCTGTCGGTGTGGGGCACGGCCGCGATGCGCACGGCCGGTGACGACGTGGCGGAGATCCTGGCGCTGCTCGGCGTGCGGCCGACCTGGGACGAGGCGTCGCGGCGGGTGAACGGGCTCGCGGTGATCCCACTGGCCGAGCTGGGCCGCCCCCGGGTGGACGTGACGATCCGGATCAGCGGGTTCTTCCGGGACGCGTTCCCGCACGTGGTGGCGTTGCTCGACGACGCGGTGCAGCTGGTGGCCGGCCTCGACGAGCCGCACGACCGCAACTTCGTCCGGGCGCACGTCGCCGCGGATCTCGAGGCGCACGGTGACGAGCGCCGGGCCACGCTGCGCGTGTTCGGGTCGAAGCCGGGAGCGTACGGTGCCGGCATCCTGCCGTTGATCGACAGCCGGAACTGGCGCGGCGACGCGGACCTGGCCGAGGTGTACGCGGTGTGGGGCGGCTACGCCTACGGCCGCGGGCTGGACGGGATGGCCGCGCGGGCCGACATGGAGACCGTCTACCGGCGCATGTCGATCGCGGCGAAGAACGTGGACACCCGCGAGCACGACATCGCGGACTCGGACGACTACTTCCAGTACCACGGCGGCATGATCGCCACGGTGCGCGCGCTGACCGGGACCGCGCCGCGCGCGTACATCGGGGACAGCACCCAGCCCTCGGCGGTACGCACGCGCGCGCTCTCCGAGGAGACCGCGCGCGTGTTCCGGGCCCGGGTGGTCAACCCGCGCTGGATCGCGGCGATGCGCCGGCACGGCTACAAGGGCGCGTTCGAGCTGGCCGCGACCGTGGACTACCTGTTCGGCTACGACGCGACCGCGGGCGTGGTCGCGGACTGGATGTACGACACGCTCGCCCAGACCTACGTGCTGGACGACGAGAACCGGAAGTTCTTCGAGCAGTCGAACCCGTGGGCGCTGCACGGCATCGCGGAACGGCTGCTGGAGGCCGCGGACCGGGGCATGTGGGAGCACCCGGACGCGGCCACGCTGGACGGGCTGCGCGAGGCGTACCTGCGCACGGAGGGCGACCTCGAGGACCGCTGA
- a CDS encoding precorrin-8X methylmutase, whose protein sequence is MTDYDYVRDGAEIYRRSFATIRAEARLDGLPADVARVAVRMIHSCGMTDLVDDIGYSRDVVVRAAGALRTGAPILCDANMVAAGVTRTRLPADNEVICTLRDPRVPALAKELDTTRSAAALELWRDRLDGAVVAIGNAPTALFRLLEMLDAGAPRPAAIIGIPVGFIGAAESKEALAVHPAGCEFLVVHGRRGGSAMTAAALNAIASEEE, encoded by the coding sequence GTGACCGATTATGACTATGTCCGGGACGGTGCGGAGATCTATCGCCGCTCGTTCGCCACGATCCGGGCCGAGGCGCGGCTGGACGGGCTGCCGGCCGACGTCGCGCGCGTCGCGGTCCGGATGATCCACTCCTGCGGGATGACGGACCTGGTGGACGACATCGGGTACTCCCGGGACGTGGTGGTCCGGGCCGCCGGAGCGCTGCGCACGGGCGCGCCGATCCTCTGCGACGCGAACATGGTCGCGGCCGGCGTCACCCGGACGCGGCTGCCCGCGGACAACGAGGTGATCTGCACGCTGCGCGACCCGCGCGTACCGGCGCTGGCGAAGGAGCTGGACACCACGCGGTCCGCGGCCGCGCTGGAACTGTGGCGGGACCGGCTCGACGGTGCCGTGGTCGCGATCGGCAACGCGCCGACCGCGCTGTTCCGGCTGTTGGAGATGCTGGACGCGGGCGCGCCCCGGCCGGCCGCGATCATCGGCATCCCGGTCGGCTTCATCGGCGCGGCCGAGTCGAAGGAGGCGCTCGCCGTACACCCGGCGGGTTGTGAGTTTCTGGTGGTGCACGGCCGCCGCGGCGGCAGCGCGATGACCGCGGCGGCGCTCAACGCCATCGCCAGCGAGGAGGAGTAA
- a CDS encoding precorrin-2 C(20)-methyltransferase, with translation MSGRLYGVGLGPGDPELVTVKAARLIGAADVIAFHSARHGRSIARGIAAPYRRDGQIEEALVYPVTTETTNHPGGYRGALEDFYADAAARLAAHLDAGRDVVVLCEGDPFFYGSYMHMHKRLSTRYATEVVPGVTSIAGAAAELGRPLVEAEETLTVLPGTLPPADLAARLASADSVAIMKLGRTFGAVREALETAGRLDDAWYVERASTPQQRIAPLASVDPSTVPYFSVALLPSRVHATTAAALAAAAEEPAAGGVTVVGLGPAGREWLTPQAQEALSAATDLVGYGPYLDRIPGNPRQVRHPSDNRVESERAEFALTLASRGRRVAVVSSGDPGVFAMASAVLEVAATEPYASVPVTVLPGLTAAQAVASRVGAPLGHDYATISLSDRLKPWDVIEERLSAAARADLVIAVYNPASKSRTWQVEKARDLLLEHRSPDTPVVLGRDVGGPGERISVVRLADLDPDAVDMRTLLIIGSSQTRYVNGTVFTPRRYPTD, from the coding sequence ATGAGCGGCCGGCTCTACGGTGTCGGGCTCGGACCGGGCGATCCGGAGTTGGTGACCGTCAAGGCCGCGCGCCTGATCGGGGCGGCCGACGTGATCGCCTTCCACAGTGCCCGGCACGGGCGCAGCATCGCGCGCGGGATCGCCGCACCGTACCGGCGGGACGGCCAGATCGAGGAGGCGCTGGTCTACCCGGTGACCACCGAGACGACGAACCATCCGGGCGGCTACCGCGGCGCGCTGGAGGACTTCTACGCGGACGCGGCCGCCCGGCTCGCGGCCCACCTCGACGCGGGGCGGGACGTGGTGGTGCTCTGCGAGGGCGACCCGTTCTTCTACGGCTCCTACATGCACATGCACAAACGCCTCTCCACCCGGTACGCCACGGAGGTCGTCCCCGGCGTCACCTCCATCGCGGGCGCGGCCGCGGAGCTGGGCCGCCCGCTGGTCGAGGCGGAGGAGACGCTGACCGTGCTGCCCGGCACGCTGCCGCCCGCGGACCTGGCCGCCCGGCTCGCGTCCGCCGACTCCGTTGCGATCATGAAGCTGGGCCGGACGTTCGGCGCGGTCCGGGAGGCGCTGGAGACCGCCGGCCGCCTCGACGACGCCTGGTACGTCGAGCGCGCGAGCACCCCGCAGCAGCGGATCGCGCCGCTCGCGTCCGTGGACCCGTCGACGGTGCCGTACTTCTCGGTCGCGCTGCTGCCCAGTCGCGTGCACGCGACGACCGCGGCGGCGCTGGCCGCGGCGGCGGAGGAACCGGCCGCCGGCGGGGTGACCGTGGTCGGGCTCGGGCCGGCCGGCCGGGAGTGGCTGACGCCGCAGGCGCAGGAGGCGTTGAGCGCCGCCACCGATCTGGTCGGCTACGGACCGTACCTGGACCGGATTCCCGGCAACCCGCGGCAGGTCCGCCACCCCAGCGACAACCGGGTGGAGTCGGAGCGCGCCGAGTTCGCGCTGACGCTCGCGTCCCGGGGCCGGCGGGTGGCCGTGGTGTCGTCCGGCGACCCCGGCGTCTTCGCGATGGCCAGCGCGGTCCTCGAGGTCGCCGCGACCGAGCCGTACGCGTCCGTCCCGGTCACCGTGCTGCCCGGCCTGACCGCGGCGCAGGCGGTGGCGAGCCGGGTGGGTGCGCCGCTCGGCCACGACTACGCGACCATCTCGCTGTCCGACCGCCTCAAGCCGTGGGACGTGATCGAGGAAAGGCTGTCCGCGGCGGCGCGGGCGGACCTGGTGATCGCCGTCTACAACCCCGCGTCGAAGTCCCGCACGTGGCAGGTGGAGAAGGCCCGGGATCTGCTGCTGGAGCACCGGTCGCCGGACACGCCGGTGGTGCTGGGCCGGGACGTGGGCGGCCCGGGGGAGCGGATCAGCGTGGTCCGCCTCGCCGACCTGGACCCGGACGCGGTCGACATGCGCACGCTGCTGATCATCGGCTCGTCGCAGACCCGGTACGTGAACGGGACGGTCTTCACGCCCCGCCGCTACCCGACGGACTGA
- a CDS encoding cobalt-precorrin-6A reductase has product MRVLILGGTAEARTLATLLAARPGLSVISSLAGRTSAPLLPPGEVRIGGFGGPAGLAGWLRASRVDAVVDATHPFAAVMSASAARACDDVGVPLLVLRRPGWTERDGDDWRRVPSIAAAAAVLPGTGRRALLTTGRQTLAAFAGLDEVWFLVRAVEPPEPPVPARMTLLLERGPFTIEGEEALLRAHRIDVVVTKDSGSPAVAAKLDAARLRRLPVVMVDRPPVSPGVPSVATARDAVAWVTGLPGAGVSPSGSGGA; this is encoded by the coding sequence ATGCGCGTGCTCATCCTCGGCGGCACCGCCGAGGCCCGGACGCTGGCCACCCTGCTGGCCGCGCGGCCCGGCCTGTCCGTGATCAGCTCGCTGGCCGGCCGCACCAGCGCACCGCTGCTGCCACCGGGCGAGGTGCGGATCGGCGGGTTCGGCGGCCCGGCCGGGCTGGCCGGGTGGCTGCGCGCGTCCCGGGTGGACGCGGTCGTCGACGCGACCCATCCGTTCGCGGCCGTGATGAGCGCGTCGGCGGCCCGGGCCTGCGACGACGTGGGCGTGCCGCTGCTGGTGCTGCGGCGGCCCGGCTGGACCGAGCGGGACGGTGACGACTGGCGGCGGGTCCCGTCGATCGCGGCGGCCGCGGCCGTGCTGCCCGGCACCGGGCGCCGGGCGCTGCTCACCACGGGCCGGCAGACGCTGGCCGCCTTCGCCGGCCTGGACGAGGTGTGGTTCCTGGTCCGGGCCGTCGAGCCACCGGAGCCACCGGTCCCGGCGCGGATGACGCTGCTGCTGGAGCGCGGCCCGTTCACGATCGAGGGCGAGGAGGCGCTGCTCCGCGCGCACCGGATCGACGTCGTCGTCACCAAGGACAGCGGAAGCCCCGCGGTCGCGGCCAAGCTGGACGCGGCCCGGCTCCGCCGCCTCCCGGTGGTGATGGTCGACCGGCCACCGGTGTCCCCGGGCGTGCCGTCGGTGGCCACCGCGCGGGACGCGGTGGCCTGGGTGACGGGCCTGCCCGGGGCCGGGGTCAGTCCGTCGGGTAGCGGCGGGGCGTGA
- a CDS encoding cobalt-precorrin-5B (C(1))-methyltransferase: protein MTSPAKLRYGWTTGACATAATTAAYQALLTGEFPDPVTITLPKGQQPAFALAREELAGDLARAGVVKDAGDDPDVTHGALVQATVRRARPGSGVTFRAGEGVGTVTKPGLPLAVGEPAINPVPRAMMTAAVAELAARYGDPGDVEIEISVEHGAELARRTWNPRLGILGGLSILGTTGIVVPYSCAAWIDSIRRGVDVARAAGRTHVAGCTGSTSERVAARIHHLPEDALLDMGDFAGAVLKYLRRHPVPRLTIAGGVGKLSKLADGHLDLHSGRSQVNLPALAALVRAHHGPAELAAGIERANTALDALQQSRRHGFPLGDLIAAGARRTAIGVLRGAPVEVDVIVIDRAGTVVGQDPPVPGADQGARDPAVPPGVGG from the coding sequence GTGACATCTCCGGCGAAGCTGCGCTACGGCTGGACCACGGGTGCGTGTGCCACCGCCGCGACCACCGCGGCCTACCAGGCGCTGCTCACCGGCGAGTTCCCGGACCCGGTCACGATCACGCTGCCCAAGGGCCAGCAACCCGCGTTCGCGCTGGCCCGCGAGGAGCTGGCGGGCGACCTCGCCCGGGCCGGCGTGGTCAAGGACGCGGGCGACGACCCGGACGTCACGCACGGCGCGCTGGTGCAGGCGACGGTGCGCCGCGCGCGGCCCGGCAGCGGCGTGACGTTCCGGGCGGGCGAGGGCGTCGGCACGGTCACGAAACCGGGGCTGCCGCTGGCGGTCGGCGAGCCCGCGATCAACCCGGTGCCGCGCGCGATGATGACCGCCGCGGTCGCGGAGCTGGCCGCCCGGTACGGCGACCCCGGCGACGTGGAGATCGAGATCTCCGTCGAGCACGGCGCCGAGCTGGCCCGGAGGACCTGGAACCCGCGGCTCGGCATCCTCGGCGGCCTGTCGATCCTGGGCACGACCGGGATCGTCGTGCCGTACTCCTGCGCGGCCTGGATCGACAGCATCCGGCGCGGTGTGGACGTGGCGCGCGCGGCCGGCCGGACGCACGTGGCGGGCTGCACCGGCAGCACGTCCGAGCGGGTCGCGGCCCGGATCCACCACCTGCCGGAGGACGCGCTGCTGGACATGGGCGACTTCGCCGGCGCGGTGCTCAAGTACCTGCGGCGGCACCCGGTGCCGAGGCTGACCATCGCGGGCGGCGTCGGCAAACTGTCCAAACTGGCCGACGGCCATCTCGACCTGCACAGCGGCCGCAGCCAGGTGAATCTGCCCGCGCTCGCCGCGCTGGTCCGTGCGCACCACGGCCCGGCGGAGCTGGCGGCCGGGATCGAGCGCGCGAACACCGCGCTGGACGCGCTGCAGCAGAGCCGGCGGCACGGTTTCCCGCTAGGTGACCTGATCGCGGCCGGGGCGCGGCGTACCGCGATCGGCGTCCTGCGCGGGGCGCCGGTCGAGGTCGACGTGATCGTCATCGACCGGGCCGGGACCGTGGTCGGCCAGGACCCGCCAGTCCCCGGCGCGGATCAGGGCGCGCGTGACCCGGCCGTACCGCCCGGCGTCGGTGGTTGA
- a CDS encoding serine hydrolase domain-containing protein: protein MGFEKAREMFEAGLTGGDEVGASFCVVRHGEVVLDLWGGHADRARTRPWERDTIVNVWSVTKTVTALITLLVADEHRIAPEERISRFWPEFAAAGKRDVTLAHVLSHSSGLSGWREPLATEDLYDWEKCTSLLAAQEPFWAPGTAPGYHAVTQGYLLGEVVRRITGDTVGAVLAQRVPADFHIGLPAGEDARVAELVPPETPPFSGGDLTEIQRNAAHNPPIPPEVTATRAWRAAEIPAGGGHGNARSVALALSTLTDPAREHLTVQALREHSAGTDLVLGMPIRWGLGFALGETFLPRPRTMCWGGSGGAFVAVDLDSRAVLAYAMNRMSGEVTDMRGLLLALAAWESLD from the coding sequence ATGGGGTTCGAGAAGGCGCGCGAGATGTTCGAGGCCGGCCTGACCGGCGGTGACGAGGTCGGTGCGTCGTTCTGCGTGGTGCGGCACGGCGAGGTCGTGCTGGACCTGTGGGGCGGCCACGCGGACCGGGCGCGCACCCGCCCGTGGGAGCGCGACACGATCGTCAACGTCTGGTCCGTCACGAAGACCGTCACGGCGCTCATCACGCTGCTCGTCGCGGACGAGCACCGGATCGCGCCGGAGGAGCGGATCTCCCGGTTCTGGCCCGAGTTCGCGGCGGCCGGGAAACGGGACGTCACGCTCGCGCACGTGCTCAGCCACTCGTCCGGCCTGTCCGGATGGCGGGAACCGCTCGCCACCGAGGACCTCTACGACTGGGAGAAGTGCACGTCGCTGCTCGCCGCGCAGGAGCCGTTCTGGGCGCCCGGCACCGCGCCCGGGTACCACGCGGTCACCCAGGGATACCTGCTCGGCGAGGTCGTCCGGCGGATCACCGGTGACACCGTCGGCGCGGTCCTCGCCCAGCGCGTCCCGGCCGACTTCCACATCGGACTGCCGGCGGGCGAGGACGCGCGCGTCGCCGAACTGGTGCCGCCGGAGACGCCGCCGTTCAGCGGCGGCGACCTGACCGAGATCCAGCGCAACGCGGCGCACAACCCGCCGATCCCGCCGGAGGTCACCGCCACGCGCGCCTGGCGGGCCGCGGAGATCCCGGCCGGTGGCGGGCACGGCAACGCCCGGTCGGTCGCGCTGGCGCTGTCCACGCTGACCGACCCGGCCCGGGAGCACCTGACGGTCCAGGCCCTGCGGGAACACTCCGCCGGTACGGACCTGGTGCTCGGCATGCCGATCCGCTGGGGTCTCGGGTTCGCGCTCGGCGAGACGTTCCTGCCGCGTCCGCGCACCATGTGCTGGGGCGGGTCCGGCGGCGCGTTCGTCGCGGTCGACCTGGACAGCCGCGCGGTCCTGGCCTACGCGATGAACCGGATGTCCGGCGAGGTCACCGACATGCGCGGCCTGCTGCTGGCGCTGGCCGCGTGGGAGTCACTGGACTAG
- a CDS encoding alpha/beta hydrolase produces MHPQAAAALRLQRRAPLTIDNLPAVRESMRAATRDEVGPGPSVPVADVPGGRRYGADGPAVIVYAHGGGWALGDLDTHDGLCRTLAAATGCPVLSVDYRRPPEHPYPAPLDDVSRAVAGVRAEGRRIVLAGDSAGGHLAAAAARRERDAGRPVAAQVLICPVISPATDYPPLDEFGLHRDEMRFFWDVYAPVRTHEDLDLFAADLRKLPPAIVISAGLDILGPEAERYAEALLEAGVPTTAVRYAGLPHNFVRKLAVFDAARAAIAQIAALLPPLVQ; encoded by the coding sequence GTGCATCCACAGGCCGCCGCCGCGCTGCGACTGCAACGCCGCGCCCCGCTGACGATCGACAACCTTCCGGCGGTACGGGAGAGCATGCGCGCCGCCACGCGTGACGAGGTCGGCCCGGGGCCGTCGGTGCCGGTCGCGGACGTGCCGGGTGGCCGCCGCTACGGCGCGGACGGCCCGGCGGTCATCGTCTACGCGCACGGCGGCGGCTGGGCGCTCGGCGATCTGGACACGCACGACGGGCTGTGCCGCACGCTGGCCGCCGCGACCGGCTGCCCGGTGCTGTCCGTCGACTACCGGCGCCCGCCGGAGCACCCCTACCCGGCGCCGCTGGACGACGTGTCCCGGGCCGTCGCCGGGGTGCGCGCGGAGGGCCGCCGGATCGTGCTGGCCGGCGACTCCGCCGGTGGCCACCTCGCGGCCGCGGCCGCGCGACGGGAGCGCGACGCGGGCCGCCCGGTCGCGGCGCAGGTGCTGATCTGCCCGGTGATCTCGCCGGCGACGGACTATCCGCCGCTCGACGAGTTCGGGCTGCACCGCGACGAGATGCGCTTCTTCTGGGACGTGTACGCGCCGGTCCGTACCCACGAGGATCTTGATCTGTTCGCCGCCGACCTGCGGAAACTGCCGCCGGCGATCGTCATCTCCGCCGGGCTGGACATCCTCGGCCCGGAGGCGGAGCGGTACGCGGAGGCACTGCTCGAGGCGGGGGTGCCGACGACCGCGGTGCGCTACGCGGGCCTGCCGCACAACTTCGTCCGCAAGCTCGCGGTGTTCGACGCGGCGCGCGCCGCGATCGCGCAGATCGCGGCGCTGCTGCCGCCGCTAGTCCAGTGA
- a CDS encoding PIG-L deacetylase family protein — translation MAELPVLPEDWERCLAVVAHPDDIEYGSAAAVARWTAQGKTVSYLLVTRGEAGIDAIPPERAGPLREEEQRRAARVVGVDDVVFLDHPDGVVEYGPALRRDIVREIRRRRPDVIVTGAFGVRAFGGMTNQADHRAVGLATLDAARDAGNRWIFPGEGGEPWGGVRYVCADGEDTPTHGVDVTGEPLERGIAALEAHAAYLAGLGADTGAPPARQLLTWAAHRAGPAIGATAAVLFDVHALRFDGPPPWAE, via the coding sequence ATGGCTGAGCTGCCCGTGCTGCCGGAGGACTGGGAGCGGTGCCTGGCCGTGGTCGCGCACCCCGACGACATCGAGTACGGCAGCGCCGCCGCCGTCGCCCGCTGGACCGCGCAGGGCAAGACCGTGTCCTACCTGCTGGTCACGCGCGGCGAGGCCGGCATCGACGCGATCCCGCCGGAGCGGGCCGGCCCGCTCCGCGAGGAGGAGCAGCGCCGCGCGGCCCGCGTGGTCGGCGTCGACGACGTGGTCTTCCTGGACCACCCGGACGGCGTGGTCGAGTACGGTCCGGCGCTGCGCCGCGACATCGTCCGGGAGATCCGCCGGCGGCGGCCCGACGTGATCGTCACCGGCGCGTTCGGCGTCCGCGCGTTCGGCGGCATGACGAACCAGGCCGACCATCGCGCGGTCGGGCTGGCCACCCTGGACGCGGCGCGCGACGCCGGCAACCGCTGGATCTTTCCGGGTGAGGGCGGTGAACCCTGGGGCGGCGTGCGCTACGTCTGCGCCGACGGCGAGGACACCCCCACCCACGGCGTCGACGTCACCGGCGAGCCGCTGGAGCGGGGCATCGCGGCCCTGGAGGCGCACGCGGCGTACCTCGCCGGGCTCGGTGCGGACACCGGCGCACCACCGGCCCGGCAGCTGCTGACCTGGGCCGCCCACCGGGCCGGCCCGGCGATCGGGGCGACGGCGGCGGTGCTCTTCGACGTGCACGCGCTGCGGTTCGACGGTCCACCGCCCTGGGCGGAGTAG